The following DNA comes from Epinephelus lanceolatus isolate andai-2023 chromosome 1, ASM4190304v1, whole genome shotgun sequence.
cccaatcaagatggtttggggtgagctggaccgcagagtgaaggcaaaggggccaacaagtgctaaacacctctgggaactccttcaagactgttggaaaaccatttcaggtgactacctcttgaagctcatggagagaatgccaagagtgtgcaaagcagtaatcagagcaaagggtggctattttgaagaaactagaatataaaacatgttttcagttatttcacctttttttgttaagtacataactccacatgtgttcattcatagttttgatgccttcagtgagaatctacaatgtaaatagtcatgaaaataaagaaaacgcattgaatgagaaggtgtgtccaaacttttggcttgtactgtatatatttaagtACTTTGGATGAACTGTGGCTATTGATgtctgttttcagaaacattcaATTTTTCTCAAATTCACAAATGTTTCAGGTTTCAAGGACCCATGGGAACCCTGTacattcatttttgtttaagtAATTTAAGAAAAAGCACaagtactttattaatcccccacAGATAGATTAAATGTCCCTCGAGTCTCTTTACTCTTGAATCGCATATATTAATGGCAGTATCTTAAATAATGAGGTGAATCTAAATGATGTgctacacaataacacacactaaTAGTAAGAGAGTAAATGAATCCCTCAGATGTTCAACGTGAAATCTGAGTTTGTTGCCTGTCATATCATATTTGCTTCCTGCTGTACTCACAGGACATCCTGCCTCCACTGTACTGAGAGTTTAATTTAGCTTGTGGGCTATTTCTGCAGTCACAAAGTACGAGGCTGTTGGGGGAATATTTGAAAAACAGAGATAGGTTTTGACTAATAGAGAGCTGTATTATGAATCAGTCAGGCTGAAACAATTAAAGCCTGAGGTGCTTTCAAAGTCTTTTCACCTCCTCCGAATGGAAATGAAGTGAATTaaggaaaaggagggagggaagaaagGAGGTCAGATGAGCTGAGGGACGGTAGGGACCCCTCGTAGACCAAATCAGCCATCCAATTCAATTAATCATCACTTAGGAAAAGAGCTAAATATAGACGCTAACTTTTGTCTGGCGCATGAAAATAATGGCTGTTACTCTCCCATCATATGTAAGACCACGTGTAGGAGGAGGTGATTTACCTGCTTCATGTCTGTACATATGGAACAACCATTCACTGTTCCTGAGCCAGTCTCGCCTCAGGCCAAGCACATGAATACAATCACCGCAGCTGCTTTTACAAACACAGAGGTCACCCATGAAAAGCATGACAGAGATGATAAAAGAAACTATACTGTATGGACATCAGCCTGTGAGACACCAGGATGTTCTGCCGCAGCTGCTGGGGATAGTGTACAATTTATCACTTATTTATAGCACAAATATATCTTATTTATTATGGCACATATGGCTTGATTTATTTATGACTTGTAGAGTTTCCTTGAATAATGAGTTCATAATTTATTGGAGGCAGATCTCGGGAGAAGTCTCTTCTCATTATTACTGTTGGATGTGCAATAAGAGGAAGAGCAGTGAAGAGTAGACGTGGTCAAAGGCCATAAATAGAGCTTCCTTTCCTGACTACATATACCAGGTCATAAATCATTCAACAGGGGAAAAACCCTGCCTCCTGTGCTTCGAGATGAAAACTGTTAACTGCATTGTGACAACCTATGAGATGACAGCCTATTTTCTTGAACTTATGCAAGataataatcaatatttaaCAGCAAACGGACGGGtactttaaggtccagtgtgtaggatttagggggatatattggcagaaatggaatatataataatgttttctttagtgtataatcatctcaaactaagaatggtgtttttgttaccttagaatgagcaatTTCTggctacacagggagcaggtcctcatccacagagatcgccatgttgcaccaccatgttcctacagtagcccagaaaagACAAATGTTACACTGGCTCTAtatagggccattcacgttcTCACAAGcggtgtcagaaaaacacagatcatTAATGCTTCACTTCCACTTATGTATGTGTATGAAGACGAGGCATCTGGAAGTCTattcattcctatgggaatctCTGTGATATCCGATGTGCCTGCAAAACTTTTGCAGTGGATTTCGGAGAGGCTGAATGACattgtgctagcttagctaacaggctgctaactggctTCTTCCTCAGTTCAGTTGCCTGTTGATTGTCAAGTGAGtgtgtatgattaaaaaaaacttatctagttttaacacattgtgaatTTGAGTAGtgttattctgctaaaatatggttaAACATATATACGGTGAGATCGTCATTATGACTCGTTCAGCTGTTCGTACGTttattccaaactactggatggcGAAAAACTGACAGGTAGGCATAGgtaaaaacacaagaaacaaaTGATACAATCAATAAAAGCAATCAGAAGCACAGAACAGAAACAAAGGCAAATGGGTAAAAGCACCCAAAGTAAAACAATTAAACAGTCAAAAACTATGTGCTTTTGATTgtatgttctgttttttttgtttcactcCACGTGCTTTCGCCTGTTTGCCTTTGTTTCTATGCAATCTTTTGAGTGCTTGCTTTTATTGTTGTCATCATTTGTTTGAATgacaaccaaaaaaacaaacaaataaaaattgatttaaaagaGAATTAATTAAACACATTGGTGAGAAGATATCTCTTTAACTTGGATTTGAAAGTGCTCAGCACTGTCTCAAGTCTTGGCTCTTCTGGCAATTTGAGTAGCATAGAAACTAAAAGCAGCTTCAccatgttttattcagtgttttttccagttttaacCATgggatctgtttgttttggagaggaagagacctctgtggataattaagCTCcctgtgaaaacctcctgaatgtctggtcTTAAGTTACCAGAGAAAATTGGTGAGCACACCTTAGGTCTAGCGACCCGCCTCTGACGAGCATAGCAgcgtaggagaaacactgatttgtaatgtgaaactgctttaccttgtgtttttacctgttttaattACCTGGTctgcttgttttggagaggaagaaactggtaaaaacctcctcaacaatgaacactgtAATCTGACTAAGTGAAGTTTCAACtcgttgcaatctgcaatcctcaccgctagatgccactaaattaactaaatcctacacactggacctttaaaggttCCTAGgaaattaatcaataatttgtTCAGTAACTGTTAGCACAGGTGTGTGTAGGGATCTTTCTGACTTGCCATGTCTCTGTTGCAGATGTTCATCCAGACCACCACCCTGACAGTGTCCATGAGCCTGAGTGCCACCGTGTCCCTGGGCATGCTCTACATCCCTAAGGTCTACGTCATAATCTTCCACCCGGAGCAGAACGTCCAGAAGAGAAAGCGCAGCTTCAAAGCTGTGGTGCAGGCAGCCACTGTGTCCACGCACCTGTCCCAGAAGTCCAACGACAAACAGAACGGAGAGTCCAAGATTGAGCCAGACAGATCACAGTGAAACAAATGAAACTGGGTCCATGTTTCTATCACCTAATATCTCAAGCACAGACTGAGACAGCTGCTGAAAAATCAGCATTTTTTCCTAGTTTTGGCCggattatttttcttcttctcccctTTACTATGGATTGAAGAACAGCGAAGACATCCCTGGATGTTATTTCTTTTCACACTTATTTAGAGAACTCAGATCTACTGAACCTGGAATGAAACACAGAAGGAAATAGAAAATGCTCACACTTAAAATTAACAACTTTTTAGTACACTTTAAGAAGAACTGAAAGGACACTGACGTAAGGTTTGTTCTTCTTTTGTATCAACATCCACATATACACCTCAGCTGGATGAGGAGGTATTGTTAGTTTTAACTTTCCCTGGGAAATACTGATtaggaaaaaatacatttaaatggcGACCTTTACCCTACAGGAAGATGTACATGTATGTGGAATCCCTCGGGGTCAACGAAGCATTGTTAACTGGCTCCAAAAGCACTGCATGgattgtgtgttttatgtgtacatgagtgttttgaaatattgttCATAAGGGGTGTCGTGACTTTTTCTTCTGATTGCACTGGAAGGAACCAGTTCTTAAAATGCACCACCATGTCCTGTTACTATTTCTGATGAAGTCCCCTGGGGATGTATAATTAACCACTTTACTATAATCACTCACAGCAGAATCATTCAATGTCCAATCACTAATGCAACaaagcattttatttaaagTAGTGTTGTATATGTATTAAGGTACAATCTGGCTTTCATTGTGGAAGCTGTAGATCCATGCGTGCAAACAGGATACAAGTGATTACGAGCAGGATATTTATCTTCTACCTGGTACTTTTACTTCTCCGCAGTGGAAAACAATGTTTGGCATTTCCCTATATTGTTTGTCAAAATATCAAGCAATCTCCTCGAACGTCAGCCGGTAAGGCAACATGCCAAAGTCATGGGCAAGCTactgtttttttcatgcatggGAGCCCTGTCAAAAAGCCCAGTGCATAGAAATAGAATGACAGTAGAATGGACATTAACATTGAAATCAACATCGCAAGATGGTCAAGGACGTTAAAAATAGAAGTCATGGTGTCATATCATGTCATACCAAATGGGTACAACACGTGCGCGGtgaaatctggtctgcacttgcTGAATAGCTCAACATGGGGATGATTGATTCAGCTCATTGAAGTGTCCGCAGTCAGCCTTGGGTTGGAATATATTTGAACGAAAAATAAAGATATGGGTGAGAATTACAATTCTATAATTATTGAAAAAGTCAATCATAAAAGACCATAATCAAATACTTTCATGCAAACCTTATATTGTATTTGGGCTGCCATTGAATTGAGTGTAACCAAAAGTTCATCAGGCTGAGCGCACCCAAAGAGCACCTGAGCAGACACCGTCCCTTTATTTCTAGTGCTGTCTGCTGTAGCCCTCCAACATCATGGGTCTAGTTACACTGTGCATGTGTCATACTCCATAGCTCCCATGGGGTCAAAGAGCGTGTCCCAGAATTCACTAAATAGCCCTGAGGATGGTCAGAGTGGTGGCTATTTTTATGTGGATGCATTGCCATTGCAAATTGCAGTGGGTTACCTTCTATATAAACTTCCTTATGCGCAAACTCACTTGCAGCAATTTCTGAGCTCTCTTATGAGGTTTGCAGTAAGGACCAAATGAACagttgagtacattttcaaatatgCAATCCGTCACTTAACCATGACTCAACTCCGTAACTGCTATTTCCCCGTTTCTTTTGTTGCCATTGACTGCATGACTGTTGAAACAATATGTACTGTAGCTGCCTCAAAAGTACGAGAAAAAGACGCTGCTCAGTGGACAGCTGGGTGGTAGAATGAGACCCTGGGGAAAACATCGTGCAAATCAGCATATTATCTCATCTAACTCAGTGAATTAGATGAGATGACTAAGGTGGTTTTGgtgaattttattttgcttttgtcgagtttgaatgaagtgtgttccACGAAGAGTTAACAATGACGTTAAGCTAATGTTTAGTTCgctgaaagagaaaaacttGGATTGGTGTACgaatttattttcctgtttaGTGATGAAAAATAGGTATAAGAAGAATAGGCCAAAACAGAGTTCTCAAGTGAGTGTGACGCACTGACGTGTGTCTTCTCAATAAAAACTAACATcaatcacattttcttttgttcatCAAATGACCATGGCAAACTGTTCAATGTCCGTTCTACTCTCATTCTGTTTCTGACTTCATGTCAtcagttattatttattaattttgtgCCATGAAAGGTCCTCTTTCACTACAAGTTCTCATTTCTGCAAGCATCATTCATTTAATGAGGTAACTCCCAAGATTAACAACCGTCCCTTCATTGCCAGGATATCATTTGCAGTCTACTTTTTGTTACTTGATCACAATGTGCAACTCAGGTTTTACTGAAGGTgttttaaatcatgtttttctGGAGGAGCTCCTTCTGTGCTGGCGCAGCCTTTTCAATACAAATGGTTTCAGCAGTTACCATGTACAGTACATTTTCCCTCACGGCACAGGAGGACTGAAAGATTCATGTCCTCATGTGAGACAAGACTGTTTGTACTGCCCTCTGCAGGAAAGCACACCTCAGTGAAATGtttgtgactttaaaaaaaaaaaaaaaaaaaaacacagccaaGAGGGAATTGTTTGTAGACCCCACACAAaccttaataaaaaaaaatattgtttattatttgaGTTGATTTACATCTGGCAGGACCAgtgaaactaaaaatacctAAAGTATATCGACATGTTGGTGTTTCAGGTTTTAAATAAGTGTGAAAAATAACTGATTATTTTTCGGAGTAGAGAAAAGATGCATCAGCGATAACCAATGACATTATATAGAGCACTGACATTTGGTTGGTCCGCAAATAAGTCAGtttgtctcacacacatacacacacccacatatcAACAACAAGAAAAGGCTCTAATGCAGAGGCTGGTCCGGACACAATCTCCACATACAAGTTCAAGTCATCACACAAAAATGTACAGCAGCTTTGCTGATGTCACCAAAAGCTCAGTATCCGTCGTCAGGTGCAGGATCCGTTACTGCTTTTAAATAAGTTCAATCAGAGagtcctgtttggtgctgagtgGCAGAACCGCTGCCAGACTGGTTCTGTGTGCCAGAGCAGCACAAACATGCTACATCACACAGAATCCTGACCTTAGGCTCCACATCCAGGGAGAGAGAGGTTAACATTTACTCGAGGAAGCTGTCCAGAGTCAGGCAAGTTGTAATCTTGGGTTGAGGCCTGGTTACCTTTTTCCTTTTAGCTTTCATCAGCGGGCGAATCTCTGATAAAGGAGACTGCAGTGGAGCACTTGGTTAAGGAATGTAGTTCACACACTGATTTGTTATCTGTCCTAATCATTTCCTGGTATGTATATTTGCCAATGAGTTTTCAATTCTTCCATGCATATTCATCTAAAAATGTCCccaaaacacaacactgacataataTCACTTTATAAAGTTGTTATGGGAAACATGTTAGCAACATAAGCCAGGTTTATGGCCATCTGATGAATGCACTTAAAGTCCAATATGTAAACTCTGGTTTGATCCCCACCAACCCATGAGAAATATATCTGGCTcttaagctgctaaatgctccactatagaatgttcacacctgtgtctgtctgctgttaaaAGCAGGGCaggttacattaaaaaaatcttagtgcagctttaatttatttgaatatTGCAATACACCTTAAACAAGCTGCTTTGATTTGTTTGGGATAACATTCTACCAAAAGTAAGCATCGACATGGCCAAGATAAATAGTTTGAACACCCAACTACTAAACACCTCGCCATCAACAATCAGACGAACTCATTCAAATCAAGTAACACTCGTACATTCCACATGACAAAAAGGATACAGGTTGGATGAATTTAGTACGTCCTCCTAAACCATCATAACCAGATCTCACCTGAaacaagaaatgtttttttaaataaaaaacttaaaatgacTAAACAACACACTGAAACTTTCCACCTGAAATGCAGGAAATGGTTGTGTTGTACGTACAGCGCCAATCTTCCTCTGAGGGTCCAACATGCTACCGAGAGTCTTCTTTCTGAAGAGAAGGGAGTTCCTCAAAAAAGGATCCATAGATACGTCCTCATCTCGAGCCTGAGGTAAGAAAAATATAGTGAGATATGTGCAACTGATTTTAAAACAGACCTTGCTGAGAGACATTTACAAACCTACCTTGCTTAGAGATGATTTTTTCTCAGTGTGTTTGGGCACAGATGATCTGAAAAATAAAGCGTTAACATAACATTAAGGcatttctattttatatttagtacacaaaaacacagattgcAAAACACTATATTTTGAACACATGCAGGACTCATAAAAGTGGTTGGCAGACTGGCAACCGAGCATCGTCTGGTTGCTGAAATTGAACATATGGTTGCCATTTTTAGTCACCTTATATTTTGAGTAATAGAAACTATGCAGTTGTACATCagcttaataataaaaattggacataaataattattaaaaaactaCTGAAGAAACTGAACAAAATTCTGTGTAGTGTCTGTTTCATCTGATACTAAACAGAATTTGAATCCTAAGTGTTATCAGTGAACATGTCCACCCTCAATCCCTGGTATATAAAATCACAGTAGATGCCCATGTGAGTAAATTAACATGTAGCATTGTCTGATTGAGGTTCCAGCTGTTACAGCAATATTTAAATATCAGTTATGTAACTAATAttgaaaagttatttatttttacatgcatgttttgttgtttactgTCTATATCTTTTATGTGTTAAAAAGTGGTTGCCAGAGGCCAAGAACTGGTTGCCAATTTCTCAAATTGGTAGCCAATGGCAACCGTTACTGTCGAGCCCTGACATggctcacacagcagcagattaTACATCTGCTTCAGAACAGatcaacacacacatttccacaaTGAGCTATATCAAACGTACGCTGGTGGATCGAGCCGCATCTTCTTTGACTTAAAGTGTGTTGGTTTCTTCGCCACATCATCTGGCGTAGTGACATCGTAAGTCAGGTTGAGGTCAATGTCCTCGCTGTCTGCAGGCTGGTGGAAGTGAGGCTGCTTCAGCTCCATTGGGGCCGGGCTGAAAGATAAGCGCAGAAACCTCATTGGTAAATCACACATGGTTTAAGATTAGACAAGTGAAAGCTGTAGAGATTTCAGTCCAGTGGTGTGGTGACACACCTTTCAAAGACAAGTCGACTGAGAGCTTCATTTGTCCGCGTTGGGGTGCTCAGAGTCCTCTGAAGAAACTCCACTTTCTTCTTCAGACTCTGTGGATAGACACACATGCAGGAATCAAGACCATGACATACTCTGATAATGGAAGTAAAAGTAGATTTGGTGGATTTGTCTTACAGAGATCTCTTTGTCAGCATTGGCCAGATCGTTCTGCAGAGACTTCATGTCCTCTTTGGTTTGATTCACCTCCACTGTGGCTTTGTGTAACTAAAATGACACACAAAACCTTTAATACAGAGATTCCACAATCAAGAATGGATTCATCTGTTTGTGGTGACCTGCTAGGATAAAGTTACCTTGTTGTTTGAGGAGAGCACTTCTCTCTTCAGCTTCTCACACATGTCATTTGAAGACTTCAGGCTTCCTTTCAGATTATCATACTCTCTAAAACAGGAAAGGGAGGAATAAAAGTGAGTGTGTGGTCAGTGACGACTGGGAAGCTGCATTCATTAGGACCGAAGCTCTAAAACAATGTAGTTTGAAAATGATCCCTCACTGTGATCCTTCTTACTTTTTGAGCGAAATACAATAGATGGAGAGCTGCTCCACCGCCGCCTGGCTGACACCCATATCTGTGATCATGGACTCCACCTCTGCTCTCTGGCCCTGCAACAACACATCCAGGCTGGGGCCAAACCAGTAGTATTAGTGCACAGCATGACTATTTCATCAACAATGATAAAAGACTATGCAAAGCTTTTAGATATTTTAAAATACCATCATACGAAACTCAATCTTAAGAATTCTGATTGTCCTGTTATCATTATTGTGATATATAAACTTAAATAccttgtatatgtatatgtgtaaaaCTTAGTATCTTCAAATTACTCATAATGACTTTTTCAGCGATCCAATCACccctaatttaatttatataaGCTTAAGTTCATAGACATACCCAAAACAGCATCATACTATAAATACTGAGATATTCAAGACCAATGTTTACACACTTGCAGAACAGTCAATATTGTGATTAATAACGCGGGACCCTAATCAGAAGCCTAATGTGACAGTACTTATCTGAATGCAGATAcctttcaaatgttttcatcttggTCCTGAGTCTCCGGGCTTCCTCCTTGGCAGCCTGAGTTTCATTCTGTTGTGTCTCCAGGTATGTCATCTGTTTCTGTCACAAACaattacacaaataaacaaaaaggtATTGCAGGGACAGTTTGGGGTATGAGTCAGTACAGAATATGGGTTTAAACAACAGAGCAGACGGCTTACTCTGAGGGCAGAACACAGCATCTCCTTTTCCATGATCTCTTTCCGAACACAGTCCAGATCTCTCCTCTGCTTGTCCACAGTGTCCTTCAAACCGTCCACCATCTTCTGTCTGTCCCGCCAGTCTTGCTCTACAAATTAATCAGACAGATGATGAGCTTGTGCTGTCTACTTTCAACACTCAAAGCATCACTGAATCATAACATAGCTAGGTGTCTTACCTTTAGAGCTTAAAAGTGCCCTCATTCGATCAAGCTCATTctgagaaacagaaacacacacaaaaaatatgaCTCTGTAATTCAAATCTAGATGATGTAATGACAAGGACTATCAAGCAAAAGATTCCCTTATATGCTTGGTACCTGCAGGCTTTCAGGGTCCGCTGTGCACTCATCCTCTCCACCAATGTCAAAGAACAGCTTGCTGATGATGTGTCTGGTGCTGACCTACACACAAAGCACAACAGAATTTAAGTTTTTCCTCTGTTTGGCAGGTTAGTTTGGCAGTTTGGTGGCATCTGGAGGTGTGAAGTACTGTACCTGTTTTCTGCACTGTGGACAGGTTTTTGTGGGTGCTGTCTGAAACCACTGGAGAAGACTGAGAAGAGACGTGAACGGTAACAATTAGCCACTGAAAACGTGTCATTAAACGTGGATGTTTAAGATTTAACTTGCAATATCAGGTTACCATTCATAGTGGAAAGTGTGTCCGCAGTGGATAGCAGCAACATCTCTAGAGTGATCGAAGAAGTCGGAGCAAATGGTGCAGTATGCTCGGATAGGCATCTTGCTGTCACAAGGATTACCCTGTTATGAATAGTGTAGTAAACCATATTACTTAACTTACAAACAGTATCCTGCTTTCCTTCAGCATAACCGTGATCGTGTGTACAAAAACTGCTTGTCTGAAGCTGTAATGCTAGCTGTTATCAGCTAACATTGACACGTTACTGGCCCCGCACTCGTAACATGTCGCTAGGCTAACACCAGTTAGCTCTGTTGACGTTAGCTGCCTTATTAACAGTTACCATACTTACAAAATGAAGACGTTAAGTTACTGCGACGTCCTTCGTAACGAAACCAAGCATCCTAAACTTATGGGGAATGTGACATTTTAGTCAAGTTATAACTTAGTGACTATCAGACCCCTTTTATTGACGTTAGCTGCTGGTGCAGTTATCATtagctaaacacacacacacacacacacacacacaatggttcTTCCGTTTCCCCGCTGAACGTTCAAACACAAGCCCCGCCCCCTATGCTGCATTCAAGTGCTGCTCGTATACTTGCCTTATTTTTAGAAGAATAAATGTAGTAGTTGTACACCATATTTCTAGTGTTTATAAATGACCTTGCGAGGTATTTTACTACAATTAACTttgcacaaagtgaaaacagagcCTTCAATTTAAAaccatgtatatatatttaccaGAAAAGCTAAAATTCAACAGGGCCAAACAGATAAACTCCCTCCCCATTTATTTGcattacatatttttctttttctatccatATCTCTCACACTCACTACGAAACGCATATAGGAACATAGATAAATGCTTTTTACGTCAATGAAAATTTGTGCAATTTATACATATAATATTTTCAGACCAAAGAAAACTGATGTTCCAGGTGTAAACCATACCAATCTGTCTGAGATAAATGGTGTAAGAGGATATTCTGTACTCTCATTGGCTGAGGCAGCTTTGCATCGGAGAAAATGACTT
Coding sequences within:
- the traip gene encoding E3 ubiquitin-protein ligase TRAIP; its protein translation is MPIRAYCTICSDFFDHSRDVAAIHCGHTFHYECLLQWFQTAPTKTCPQCRKQVSTRHIISKLFFDIGGEDECTADPESLQNELDRMRALLSSKEQDWRDRQKMVDGLKDTVDKQRRDLDCVRKEIMEKEMLCSALRKQMTYLETQQNETQAAKEEARRLRTKMKTFESLDVLLQGQRAEVESMITDMGVSQAAVEQLSIYCISLKKEYDNLKGSLKSSNDMCEKLKREVLSSNNKLHKATVEVNQTKEDMKSLQNDLANADKEISSLKKKVEFLQRTLSTPTRTNEALSRLVFESPAPMELKQPHFHQPADSEDIDLNLTYDVTTPDDVAKKPTHFKSKKMRLDPPASSVPKHTEKKSSLSKARDEDVSMDPFLRNSLLFRKKTLGSMLDPQRKIGAVRSGYDGLGGRTKFIQPSPLSEIRPLMKAKRKKVTRPQPKITTCLTLDSFLE